One region of Bactrocera neohumeralis isolate Rockhampton chromosome 5, APGP_CSIRO_Bneo_wtdbg2-racon-allhic-juicebox.fasta_v2, whole genome shotgun sequence genomic DNA includes:
- the LOC126758868 gene encoding allatostatin-A receptor-like isoform X2, which translates to MDILQTLCLSEGLTNNGGNDSDLDCNLESLGIIGTTASLIAMSDAGADANFTLPPDNLLDFEFDPLERVVSAIVPAFFGVIGVAGLLGNVLVIFVVVANQQMRSTTNLLIINLAVSDILFVVFCVPFTAADYVLPTWPFGNLWCKFVQYMIVVTCHCSVYTLVLMSFDRFLAVVHPVTSMSLRTERNAMLAIFCAWILILSSAVPVALAHSVRLYYFKGRSYTACVFSTEEEGWSLIGFQISFFMSSYVAPLTLISFLYMGMLARLWRAAPGCKPSEESRKGKRRVTRMVVVVVLAFAICWLPIHLILVMKALTWYPGTHASVIVQIISHVLAYTNSCINPILYAFLSDNFRKAFRKVVGCGNQPLFPMSHQATKTTRTTGNVTSNAEML; encoded by the exons ATGGATATACTGCAGACACTTTGCTTATCCGAAGGGCTAACAAACAACGGTGGCAACGATAGTGATTTAGATTGTAACTTGGAAAGTTTAGGTATTATTGGCACGACCGCGAGTTTGATTGCAATGTCTGATGCCGGTGCCGATGCGAATTTCACACTTCCGCCAGACAATCTGTTGGATTTCGAATTTGACCCACTCGAGCGTGTGGTATCCGCCATTGTGCCAGCGTTTTTCGGCGTCATCGGTGTTGCAGGCCTACTCGGCAATGTATTGGTCATATTCG ttgttgttgctaatcAACAAATGCGCTCCACTACCAACCTGCTCATCATCAACCTCGCCGTCTCCGATATTCTGTTTGTCGTCTTTTGTGTCCCCTTCACCGCTGCGGATTATGTGCTGCCCACCTGGCCATTTGGAAATCTATGGTGTAAGTTCGTGCAGTATATGATTGTGGTCACCTGTCACTGCAGCGTCTACACGCTGGTCTTGATGTCATTCGATCGCTTTTTGGCTGTCGTTCACCCGGTGACGAGCATGTCATTGCGCACCGAACGCAATGCAATGCT CGCCATCTTCTGTGCTTGGATACTCATCCTCTCCTCAGCCGTACCAGTGGCTTTGGCACATTCAGTCCGTCTTTACTATTTCAAAGGACGTAGTTACACAGCTTGTGTTTTCTCCACCGAGGAGGAGGGTTGGAGTCTAATCGGATTCCAG ATATCTTTCTTCATGTCTTCATACGTGGCGCCCTTGACATTGATATCCTTCCTATATATGGGTATGCTGGCCAGGCTTTGGAGAGCCGCGCCGGGTTGTAAACCATCCGAAGAGTCCAG GAAAGGTAAACGACGTGTAACGCgcatggttgttgttgtggtctTGGCATTCGCTATATGTTGGCTGCCAATACAT CTCATACTCGTCATGAAAGCTTTGACTTGGTATCCCGGCACACATGCTTCAGTCATTGTGCAAATTATCTCACATGTCTTGGCATACACGAACTCCTGCATCAACCCGATTTTGTATGCCTTCCTCTCCGACAATTTCCGGAAGGCCTTTAGGAAG GTCGTCGGCTGTGGCAATCAACCGCTCTTCCCTATGTCACATCAAGCCACAAAAACAACACGCACCACCGGCAATGTCACATCAAATGCTGAGATGCTGTAA
- the LOC126758868 gene encoding allatostatin-A receptor-like isoform X1 yields the protein MDILQTLCLSEGLTNNGGNDSDLDCNLESLGIIGTTASLIAMSDAGADANFTLPPDNLLDFEFDPLERVVSAIVPAFFGVIGVAGLLGNVLVIFVVVANQQMRSTTNLLIINLAVSDILFVVFCVPFTAADYVLPTWPFGNLWCKFVQYMIVVTCHCSVYTLVLMSFDRFLAVVHPVTSMSLRTERNAMLAIFCAWILILSSAVPVALAHSVRLYYFKGRSYTACVFSTEEEGWSLIGFQISFFMSSYVAPLTLISFLYMGMLARLWRAAPGCKPSEESRKGKRRVTRMVVVVVLAFAICWLPIHLILVMKALTWYPGTHASVIVQIISHVLAYTNSCINPILYAFLSDNFRKAFRKFSGFQVVGCGNQPLFPMSHQATKTTRTTGNVTSNAEML from the exons ATGGATATACTGCAGACACTTTGCTTATCCGAAGGGCTAACAAACAACGGTGGCAACGATAGTGATTTAGATTGTAACTTGGAAAGTTTAGGTATTATTGGCACGACCGCGAGTTTGATTGCAATGTCTGATGCCGGTGCCGATGCGAATTTCACACTTCCGCCAGACAATCTGTTGGATTTCGAATTTGACCCACTCGAGCGTGTGGTATCCGCCATTGTGCCAGCGTTTTTCGGCGTCATCGGTGTTGCAGGCCTACTCGGCAATGTATTGGTCATATTCG ttgttgttgctaatcAACAAATGCGCTCCACTACCAACCTGCTCATCATCAACCTCGCCGTCTCCGATATTCTGTTTGTCGTCTTTTGTGTCCCCTTCACCGCTGCGGATTATGTGCTGCCCACCTGGCCATTTGGAAATCTATGGTGTAAGTTCGTGCAGTATATGATTGTGGTCACCTGTCACTGCAGCGTCTACACGCTGGTCTTGATGTCATTCGATCGCTTTTTGGCTGTCGTTCACCCGGTGACGAGCATGTCATTGCGCACCGAACGCAATGCAATGCT CGCCATCTTCTGTGCTTGGATACTCATCCTCTCCTCAGCCGTACCAGTGGCTTTGGCACATTCAGTCCGTCTTTACTATTTCAAAGGACGTAGTTACACAGCTTGTGTTTTCTCCACCGAGGAGGAGGGTTGGAGTCTAATCGGATTCCAG ATATCTTTCTTCATGTCTTCATACGTGGCGCCCTTGACATTGATATCCTTCCTATATATGGGTATGCTGGCCAGGCTTTGGAGAGCCGCGCCGGGTTGTAAACCATCCGAAGAGTCCAG GAAAGGTAAACGACGTGTAACGCgcatggttgttgttgtggtctTGGCATTCGCTATATGTTGGCTGCCAATACAT CTCATACTCGTCATGAAAGCTTTGACTTGGTATCCCGGCACACATGCTTCAGTCATTGTGCAAATTATCTCACATGTCTTGGCATACACGAACTCCTGCATCAACCCGATTTTGTATGCCTTCCTCTCCGACAATTTCCGGAAGGCCTTTAGGAAG TTCTCTGGATTCCAGGTCGTCGGCTGTGGCAATCAACCGCTCTTCCCTATGTCACATCAAGCCACAAAAACAACACGCACCACCGGCAATGTCACATCAAATGCTGAGATGCTGTAA